TTAGAAAACCAGGGTTCATACCGACACCAAGTCATGTACTTTGCCCTCAGTATGACAATGTCGTGCCTTTCAAAAAGAGCTAGAATTACTTGCATTGCAAAAGatagtttcttttttattttggaaataAAAGGGGACTTACAATTGTATTTTCAAGCAAATTTTAGAGACTAATAAAGTTATAATGTGAACTGCAACTACTTTCTTGAAGAACCTATAAAAGAGAAATGGTGATCAAGGGTCGTCATTTACTCCTTAAAATCATCCCATGACATATGCCTTAAAACATCAGAAGAAAAATCCATTAACAACTCACAAACACATGGAGTATGATATATCACTGATAATACTAAACCCAATAAGATGAAAAGACTTTCAAGGGatataatgaagaaaaaaaaatacaagaaaagatTCGACCTTCTGAAAAAGTACAGGAACGTCACGGCAGAGAACAAAGGCTAGCATCAACCAAGACACTAGTTTTGGAAGCTCAATACGAGGCAGATCGGAGCAAATAATCCTGGTGAACGTAAAAATccagaaagagaaaaacacaTGAAGTTATTACGGCTATGAAACAGCAATGAGGCAGTAAATCTCTGAAAAATGCACTTATGTTGACCTTTGCATGTCATTATGTGACTTCCTGttaattgaaaattcaatCTTGGGTCTCTACATCGGTACCTATATATTAGTTACAGCCCATATTCCTCAGTAAAAGGGAATAATTTCTCAAAGCTAGCTACTAGAACAATTTTCCAGCACAAAAGCATCATACAAGAAAGCAAGCAACATGCGGAATCACGAGGTAGTTCTATCATGTACATTGACATTTTAATGTCACTTCCCTTTTGCTAAATTATTAAgagtttaaaaataaagtggATTCAGACAAATGAAACCAATTGTGGCAATCTTAGCATATTTTTTATCGTACCAATGTAAATAGACCTCATTTTTTTCATAGCATTTGGGCCAATTCCCATTCCACTCTTAAGagaagtgaaaaaataaactttgtTCTTTGGTCCCTgattctttaattaaaattttaagctTTTCAACTGTGATTTGAGTCCTTTGACTTTGTTGAAATCAGCATTTCAGCAACCAACTCaggattttctatttatttatgttcctAAAATGCTTTCCACTACCATTAAAACGGAAATTTGGTTGTTTAACTCCTAAACTTACAGAAACTTACCCAAATTTAGAAACTATTCAGAAttttagagagagatagagaaagagatacAGACAGAACAAATTGCCTATAATTTTCTATCACTATCCACAGGCAATTCTATCACTGTCCACAGCAGCTGTATTTCCTACACCACCTAGGGACGCAATTTCAGATCTATTTTCACTGAAAGCAATGCaatttctacctatttttgGACTTTACATTGTTTGCTATATGAACCAATAAATTATAGGCACACTACAAAGTGGTGGCAGCTTATCCTAAAAAACGAAGGCGTTATCATCTCTTTTATACAAAGGAGGAAGTGTCTGATATCCCCTGTCAAATGAGAAGATCCTCCTCTGTTAGAAGTTAGAAGATGCATTTGGGCTTATCCCACTCTAACGCCTTTATGATTTCGTTTCCTTTTCAGTccttccccaaaaaaaaaaaaactgcactttatttgttggtttttAGCATGTTCTCGTAAACCCTATGTTCTTTGGTTCATTTCCAAATTCGAGAAACCCAAAGCGACACGCCAAGTAGCAGCCTGCACGCCACACCTTAGTATGGAAGATGGGAAAACATTTTCCAAATGATTAAAAGCTTGGCATGTAAGTTTACAAGCAAAAACAAGGTAAACTACAATCTATGAATCCCTAGTACCAGAAAATGGTACATGGCAAATTTTGAAcactggaaaaagaaaaaggacagtcattaatatttatttacaatttAAGTAAAGTTTCTCAGGTTAATATTTGGACCGTTAATATACTtcttaaaattattaaattttacaTTTCTAGAGAAAGGGAAGAAGTTAAGATGTGAATAGAAACAtgcacaaacaaaaataagaaccTGCTACTTAGATTACCTGGTTTCCTTAGAACAGTAGCTCTTCAAAGACAACCAACTTATATTCAACAGTACTTCTGCCCGTTCAACACTGAAGACATCCCCTGGGATCTCCTTTCCCATTAAATTGAGAAAGGATGTCAATGAAACAGATGAGATAATAAGACAAAATGCGTTTCGGCTGACCAAGATTGATACGGTTTGCAACGTAATTTCATGTGTTTCATGAATCTGACCACGACTCTCCAAGCATTTTCCTGAAAAATGTTAAAGATGTCACTAAATTTACCACggcaacaaaaaagaatataaaggaaaacacaaaatgaAGTTTCATATACATTGGATCTCATGGTTTAGCCATCACTTGCaagaatgaaatgaaagaacAAAACCATGCCTGGAATCATGACAGGTTTGCCAAttccaaagaaagaaactatAATACTAATTAAACTTTTAATAATACAAATGAAGATGATAGGATAATTTTCTACAGATGAAACCACAATCTTAAAAATCCCTGAACCTCAGTTTCTTTTGTGACCCTGATCTCTGACCtcttaaaatcaaaattaggcacataaaataaaagggtaATGATAATTTCTCATTTCACCAAAGCCAGCTACATTACCCACCAGAATCCCCCTGATCATAAACAGTCTTAAAATAAGGAAGAGGTCGAGACAAAACTCAAAAGCAAAAGTTGGAGGATTAGTGATGGGCAGTTTACAAGTGGAGGTCAAGATGGATAGATAAGTAATTCTATTTACACACATAAAATTGATGAACAGTAAATTCACATCACAATCTATACAAAGTAAAAGCTTTTAGTTTTGCTGACAAAATCTTTCGTAGTTCCAACAAATGCCCATGATAAGTGCTGTTTCGTTTTTCCAATGGGCATGACCACAACCGTGGCCACCTCGGCCCACACTACAGGTACTGGCACCATGACCAGCCGCATCAGCTCTGGCCTCCCCAAAGGGCAACACTCATGAGGCAGGATTGGTTTTTCCTGAAGAGGCCGGCCATCGCTTCAatgttctttcaattttttaaatatttgtcTTGAAAAGTAATTTTCTTAAGGGTAAAATAGTAGCacaaaatttcatcaaaagaTAAGTTTACTGAGTAACTATCAGAGTGAAAATAGAAGTTACCCCAATAGACATGTATCAAATGTTTGCCCATGCAGCTATAAAACGTAAAGGGTCATAACATACAGCTATACCATACCTAATCCTGTGAGAAGCCTGAGTGACAGGCGCCTGCGGACAAACTCCCACTTCAAATCAACTAAATTTTTAACTAACCCAGAATCCAAAACTTCCACAGGAAGACACTGCCAACAACTCATTTTGTTGCAAATGCATGTTACATCACACCCAAAAGCAACCTCACAACTTTTTAAATCCAAAAGAAATTCCCTCTTCCTAAAAGTATCAGGACAATCAGACTTGCTATTGCTTTTCAATTGTTTTGAATGACCAACTTGGACAACTCCATTACCACTTATACTTTGGTTCTGAGAAGATTGATATCTTGACCGAGTTGACCTCAAGTTATACTCAGGTATTGCATCTTGATCCTTCACCACCGGTTTTGGTGCATTGTTAGTCTTTTTACACTTCTTAACTTCCTTCTTGCCTTTCAGCCCCTCCCTAGTGGGTTTCCCAATATCCACCTGATTTTCTTCAGAATGTGTAAATGTACTGCTAGCACAAGATCCAACATCTTTAAGAATAGTTTTTCGAAGCCTTGTGCTTTCAACACAGCCTTCTTCAGGACAACtaaccaaatttttccacTCAGAAAGATTAAGCTTCGCTATTGCCGATTTGTACAGGTTTTCAGCAAGAGATAATTTATCTAAAGATGTATTCCTTGTGTTATAAAACATGCTTTGGAATAAATCACCAAGATTCTGATTCACAGTTGCTTCCAGCATTAATCTGCACTTCAAGCAAGAAATATCTGTGCTACTAGCCCCCAAATATTGCTTTGTACTTTGAAGTTCCTTTTCTGCAAAATCCCAAAGCTGCTGCTTGTGGTACAGCTTTCCTAAAGACATTCAAATTGAAATGTGAATTAGCAAATTATCGCGTCCTTTGAACCCAGAAGTGAATGAAGAAATAATTGCAAGACAAtggaacaaaaaagaaagataagtTTTTGCTATACCCAATACAGTagaaaaaacaattataaataGTGGCAAGCTTTGTGAGCAGGAAATAGCTTTTCCCAATTGTAGAAAACCTTCAGCCCCAGCTCTGTTTCCAATTATTTCATGGATAACGCCTACCTGCAGGTTATATGAGAGTTTGAAATTCAAATCCCATCTTCGTAAAAGATAGGTCCAgtcttgaatttttaaattaaaagtatGGAcagaaagaggaagaaaaaccTGAAGAGTGCTTTCAAGATAACATTGAAGCACATTCCATGGACTCAGATAACAACGTTCCAAGTCACATAGGCTAGCATCAAAGGACCAAAATTCACTAGCAACTGATATGTGCATATGCATATCCTGAATATGATATGTTAATTTCTCACCGCTACCCCCAGCTTCATTGCACGTTTTGGACTGTTCAGAAGAGTACATAAATTTCTCTCTAAATAGTTTAGCACGCAACTGGTAAGCTTCCTTTGCATATGACAGAGCCTAAAGAGTATTAACAGAGATGAACACAAAATCATCACGGAGAAATTCCCATGTTTAATGCATAAAAGCATCTCAATATCTTTTTACTCACAgtggaaaataaattataaacttttaacaaaacaagATTAAATAAATGCAAATTACCTCAATTAACCTTCCATTTGAAACAAGTCTTTCGCATAAATCATAGTAGAGATATCCAGCTATGTAAGCAGACGAACTCGATACAGGAACCTATAAGAAGAGTAACAAAATATAAGTGTATTTAATGTGCAATTAAGGCATAAGAGTTCATGGTGGCAACTTGAGACAAACTTACACTTGAAATAAGTTCAAAAGCAGCTTCCTTAACTTCATCAATTGTGATATCTGATCGAAATGAGCTTTCATAATTGCATGAGCCCCGAGGAAAGTTTGGAGACACAGATGATAAATTATATTGGAACGCTAATAGAAGTGGTTTGGATCCTTTCAGGCAATCTACCCAAAACTCAATAGACTTTGAATTTTCACCACAATGATCTGATAAGTTCATGATGAATGCCTCATTCACAGGTGAAGCACAAAGGCCATGGCTAATCCTTCTACATTCCCACAATCTGGCCACACACTTCTCTAATGGGACATCCCTCCATTTAAATAATCTAATCATGAGCCTATGTATATCATTGTGAAAGTCCATGCAACCCTGAAGACATGTTAAGAGTAATACCATGTCAAAACCCCAAATTGAATTATTCTCTCATGTTTttccacaaaaagaaaatagtacAGCACCCAAGAAGTCAAAAGACGGACCTTGATGGATAACAAATCAATAGCATTGTAAAGCAGCAACATAATATTTTCTGACACCATAGAGCACTTGTCATCTGGAGAACAATTATTTCGAGTAGAAATGCCCAACCATAAATTAATGGCAGAACTGATATCTTCAAGCACTTGCTGCTCATGAGTCATaacaaacccaaatcaaataattagacaaaattgtaaaattcAATGAAATACAAACTTATAAAAAGAGCATCTGAAGCTTTTTGGCATTAATTACTCGAGTTGGGAAAATAGATTTTATGCATTAGCACCTTCGAGTTGGGTTCAGCTTCTTGGGTACAAAGTGCGCGTAAGCAATATGCCACAGCTAATTGATGGCAAGGAGAAATTTCATGGATATAGGTTTCATCATACATCTCATTCTGTTACAGTAACTTATGCATGTCAGTcagaaacccaacttcaaaACAATCAAAGGGTAACCCTTTAAAGGTGGGgtattaaaattcaaaaaagcaaacacaaaaaatctaaaatctaaAAATTGACTTACAAGTGAAGATATTGCATCTGATAAACACTGAATACAGCCCTTCAGACCGCTGATGCCAGAAAGCCTTAATGCTCTTCCCTTTCTCAATAAAATTCTTGATTTTTGTAAGCAACTATCTGGTGTGACATGCACGTANNNAGGATATCtataattttcatttgcaTTTTCTGACAAAACTCAGGGTTCACATCATTCATTTCCTCATAAGCAAGAAGTtcctaaaaaaattcaagatgGAGAtgtagaagagagagaaattaacATGTGCAACCTACAGTCTATGGACAAATATTAATTGAACTCCaactgaaaagaaaaccacAAAGAGTTCTAACCTGCTCCAAGACAATTTCGATTGTCTTCTTTGTTACTTTCTTAGAAGATGATAGCAAACTGTATAAGGTAGGAGCATCATCCTCAACATCCACATTCTTGTAACGTTTACATTCCATCTAGATATGGCATAAAAATGAGGTACCAGAAAAAGCATGGTAAGTGGACACATTACGAAAACTTGAAGATGATTAAGGTGACATTTTGTGTAGATATTTAGGTAGGAGACTCCCCATTGAAAGACATGTTTCCACGTTTGACTAATTTATCCAATCATCATAATGCATCTATAGCAACTTGTGCAATTGAGGTAGAATTTTGGTTTCAGGAAAAATTTAAATGCCTTTGAGGTTGGTGCTTGCaagaggatttttttttttttttttttttttgctgtgCTAGTCATATTTTAGATAATTGTGTGATCATGTGGGATAATCTAGAGAACCAAGGCTCCTCCAGAGGATAAGATTTTAGCATGGTTAGTTGCCCATGCAATGGTCAATACCTATCATATGCTCAAGAGTGGCATGCATCTCTGCTTATTCTCACATTATGTGTAAAGAGGAAGGGGAGGTTTCAATCGTTTGATCATGTGTTTATTCACTGCCCAGTGGGATTGAGATTgtggttgaaatttttttggaaggCTCAGGTGAGCTGGATAATTCCAAGGGGATGTTACTCCTTGTTGCATGGAAAGCACGTGGGGAGGACAGGGTATGGACATGTGCTGTAATGGCTGTTTTCTGGGTAATTTGGATGGAGTGCACTAGCAGGATGTTTAATGTTGTTAGAGGAGAGGAGAAGGTATACTTGTCGACGAGAGTTCAATTTTGGGAATCCTTATAAGCTTCAGTATTTTCAGAGTTTTGTGGCAGTTCGTTCTGTGTGATTTTGTCAAATTGGAGAGCTACTGTTTCCTAGATCCTATTTCTGGATGTAATTTTGCTTGGATTATGTTTACTAGCTACTGGTAGGAGAAGATCGTTTTATTGCAGTGGAAATATTTTCCTCTGTTTTGGTGTATGCTTCTTTTAATCAACGAATGTTTCTTCTTATtggaaacaaaaattcaactcTTAAACATCTGGCGTTTTGTAAAGAGAAGGGCCAAAATTTATGGGGATGCAGTGTGCCAGCTCTGTTGTGGGTTATTTGGATGCAGAGAAATATAAGATTATAGTGGGGGTGGGGTGGAGGAACTTCAGGATAATGTCAGATTTGGTCATCATTTTGGGCATCTGTATCTGGAGACTTAAGGACCTCTTTTTTCTGACATTCTATTAGAATGGAAGGCAGCTGGCTTTTAgattgctttttgttttttgggtgtAATAATTGGAAATTCGATGTTCCCTTGTTGGTTGTCAGTCCTATGTTCGTTTCGTATGTTAAAagttaattaataaaatttatgtttctttcaaaaaaaaaaagtgaaggaATCTCTAAGATGATACCTTAACCCACTGCTTCACCAAAGACAACGGACCTGGCAGCCTCTGAAACAAATTTGCAGCAATAGACCAATTTTCAAAGCCCTCTAATATAGTTCTTTTCACATCGTGACTTTGCAATTGATTAAGAACATCCAAAAGAAAGGCACTTCTCTTACAGCACTCATCAAAGAAATCTACAATAGCATCTTCCGACAGATCAACCTGGGGCACCTTTAGTTTGTGTACAAACATATCACAAACACGTATAACACAAGTCCATGATGCTTTACAACAAAACTTCAATGCCTCTGATGCCTGCAGAGGTACTTTACAAAGTTAAGCAAAACAAAGGTCTCGAAAAGAAATCTAAAGTACAAAAAAGCTTTCTGGAaagtgttttatttttatttttatacgaAACTAgatttcataaaatgaaaagataTCCTCCACTGAGcctaaacaattaaaaacCTGCCTACACCAATTACATAACCAGATACAGCTACAACATCCATAACAGCAATACAGAGAAcaatgaaactaaaaaaacagCTGCATTCCAATCCGAtaagattgaagaaaaataactaTCCCTGTACAAAGTGATATTTACAGGAAAATGATCAGGAACAAAAAGAACCATTAAAAATCATCAGATAGTTTCCTTCCTACATTGGCAACAATGAAGCTGGTTTAATTAATCATCATATTCAAATATACCAAGTGCCTCAAGTCCTTACATAACTAAAttcaaaagataaaaataaatttagttcaagaaaaataaattagtgcCTTGTCTGCAACTCTATCCAGCCCAAGTGAAAGTACAAATGCAAATATTCAACTCGGAACTTGAAAGATAGCATTGTGCATTATCCTATACTTCAGGTCTGAAACATCTAGTATGGGTATTAAATCCCTCTAGCATCCAATTTTCAAAACAAGGGCATATAGAAAAATTGCTAACTTTTCTTTATTCCCTTATCAATTGCGTTTGAGTTAAAACAAAGAGGCAAACATTACATCATCTCCtagttttatttgagggacactaCATGTGGCCCACCCTGCATTGTTGTTCAACGATCTGAACCGTCTACTCTTAAGTCTCCATTCAATGATGACAAACATAGGGTTTCCGATTTGGCTGATCCTTTGCAAGGATGAGAAATGGAGagaattttcattcatttggATAATCAAATATGGAGAGAAATGGAGACAAGAGATGAGACATTTGGAATCTTTGTCTCCTAGCCCACTCTTATATTCTCTGCAAAAGAGGAGAGAGCTTTGGAAAGAATATGAGGTTTGTGTTTTGCTTGGTTTTTCAAAAATGTCCTCGATTTAACATTTCTCTCAGTTTCTCTTCTACCTATTCAAACATAAGGGAAAGTAAAtatctcttctcttttctcctGAATTTATTATCTTCCATTACCAAATGCAATGTAAAAGAAGACAAGGCCAAATTTATCTAATAGGGAACCTCAAACCCAGCCTTGGTATTATCTCAGgaacttaaaacaaaaatattctGACGAATTGTAGAAGCAAAATAAGCtacttttataaatgattgtCCATAGAAAATGCAACTTCACCCTATAAATAGTTCAATGTTGAAAACGGATGTATGGAAATAATTTATTGAAGACATGAAAGCAGTTACAGAGCCAAGTACAATAAAGCAAACAAGTAGAAGATCATAGAATTCAGCATCATTATAGACCAAAAACAATGCTTGTCATACTACATCATATGCCATCCCAATCATAAATATATCATTCTGTGAAAGAATACCTCTTTTAATTCCTTGTTTCGGTAGAAAAGTACACCAGTATTGTAGAGAGAGACATATAGATGCTTCAGACCATTAGGTTGAATCCAGTCACTGGTGATGACATTTTCAAGTATTTGCACACTCTTCTGAAATAAGAAAACGCAACCCGAGAACCTAGTTAAGCAGATAATGATTGTGTTGTGCAAGAgttataagaaaataaatagtcAACTTAcgagaaaataaataactgGGGCCATTTCAGTATCATATCATAAGAATAAGAACCTGTATGTTAAGCTTTGTTCTGATGGAGAGggtaaaagaagccaaagcaACACCAATGATGCTGTTGTCATCAAATATATCTCTGTCGTCAAATACATCTCTATCCACCTCATATGTACATCTGCACCTAGAGACAAGCATATTTCAGAGAAGCCTGATAACAAACATAAACTGACAATAAATCTTGTGAGACAGTATTTAGGGAAAAGGCTTACAAAATTATGAATCAAGGAACCCAAGCAACTTCAGCATCACGCCTAACATAACACTGAAGGGTAAAAGCATGTGTTCTTTGGAAATCACTCTCAGGGGTAATTTATCTTGCTATGTTACACCTTTTTTCTAATACAACATTGCTATGTTACACTTAAGcagaaagtaaagaaaataagaataatgaGTACATCAAAACAAGTGAATTGCTAAGTCCTAGTCAAAGAAATGAgacttttgtatttttatcaTAAAACGAAAACATATTCATGACTCATGAGGGTAGGCTTTTAGCAGTCAGCATTCAGCCACTAATATCTTCCCCAAATGAAGTATAGTAATTTAGCATGcaaacataaatatatttacGGAAAACCAGAATAATTTCAAACTAAGACACAACAGAACATAAATCTCCTCAAACAGATTACCTCCAAATTGccatattataaaaaataaattaaaaatgaaaccaCTGAACCTTATTGTTGACTCACGTTtgaaaaaaaacgaaaacatCATAAAACTGATGGAAAGCACTCTGGATATCACACAGTTCagtagaaacagaagcagcttCGTTATCAGTAAGaatctctttctttcctgAATTTACTAACTCCGTAAGTGGCTGGCATAAGAATTTCAATGCGTTAAAGTAAGACAGAATATAGTCCTTTCTATCCCTCTGAAGTTGACTCATGGAGGCTGCACTCTTCGAAATCAACTGCAAATTGGATAATACAGTGTCTTCATTGTGGCCAATTTGGAAATAACTTCTCAACAAACTAAGCAAATCAGACAAGCGATTCATTGCATCCCCATCATCATGCAAAATTCTAATTGCACCTCCAGAGGATCGAAGATCACCAGCTTTTGACTTCATACTGCGATCAAAAAAGTGCAATCCAGAGGCATAAAGCCTCAGAATCAAATGAAAAGGTGTTCTAACCTGCACAAAAAGTTGAATTTAAAATGCCAACATACAATTTCAAATAGTGCCAGTTCAGTGAAATTTATATGAGGAAACTACATACATAAGATACCTGATGGAAATCACCCGCTAATTCATTTAAATGGGACCCAATAATACTGCAAAGATTTGTATTTGTAGTTCGACATTTCTTGGCACAATAAGCAATAAGTTCAACAAACTCTTTTCCTGTATTTTCCACTTCAacctgccaaaataaaattttagatCATTCTGACTAATTTCAGTTCTGTATCCCTAAGTAATTATCTCCAAACAGTTCAAGCAAACATACAGCACAACCTCCGAAAGTAATATCTAAGGTCCAAGGCAAGATTTGTTATGAGATacaattcaaaaataaaaataaaaaggttttCCATCAAGCAGTAACTCAGTAAAAGATCTGAAACAGTGCAAcaggaataaaataaaatcaagtaACTGCATTTTGCAGTCATAATTCACTTAAGGAAAAAATACTtgttcaaataaaagaaatgaaaaagcaTACACAAGTGGAAAATCTAGCTTAAAGTACACTTAACGTATTAAAACACACATTGCGTGCGACTTTTAGTATAATAGAACTATGAACTGACTTTTAAAGGACAGAAACTAATATTATTCTTTAACTAGGATATTTTTACATACATGTACTTCTACAGaaaattgataattttttgttttatgatcCAGTGATAAATGTTTTTGAATAAAATGTATACAGATTGTTATATTGTctaaacaaacaacaaataacATCAAAGTCATTTCAATGAAACAAATAATATTCTTCtctcaggaaaaaaaaaaaaaaaaaaaggtcttcTATAATTGCTTtaatatttttccattttcattgtCCTTagactaaaaaaaattttaattttaaattttttttttttttaaaaaaaaaacctcctaAAACAGTTAAATATATTTCATTATGCTATTATATGATGGTAAGTTGTAATACAATTAGGAAAACACATGTGATAAAATAGGAGattaacacaaaaaaaaacaaaaaaaacaaaaaaacattttaaacctaaatattaaaaaaccATTTGAGACCCTGAGACcccacaaaaatttaaaattatttagcAATGTACTACAGTTATGTGCGTCCAGTACATAATCTGATCAGAAAAAACAATTCTGAGcccaattttaaaaaatatgcTGACCATGTCTCTGATGACGAACCTAAACATCAGATTGCAATTGCTTTTGCAACTTTGTATGCAATTAAACCATGCTCAGTAAACCAGAATCAAAAGAGGAAGGACTGGTGCATAGCAAAGAAGAGGAGAGTATGTTATGCAATTTGAAAGAATAAGACAAAAAACAGAATCCGAGGACTGTGATCAATATGGACGCTTGGGGAGAATCATTTAGACGATCAAGATAATTGGTGTACACAATCTAATAATGAGATCGTACCCAAAGAAACTAGATACAATCAAAAATTCAGAGTTAAtgaaaactttcaaaaataaaatagaagcTCAGTGAAAAAACAGTAGCATAagattttttttgctttttatgaTAGGAAGAGCAACAATGCAATACCAAGGACAAGATGTCCTCTGaaggaaaaagccaaaaaccaaaactgCCTACACAAATCACATAAAGATACACCTAAGACAACAACAACGAAAAACATTTAGAAACAACA
The window above is part of the Prunus dulcis chromosome 1, ALMONDv2, whole genome shotgun sequence genome. Proteins encoded here:
- the LOC117615543 gene encoding LOW QUALITY PROTEIN: separase-like (The sequence of the model RefSeq protein was modified relative to this genomic sequence to represent the inferred CDS: inserted 1 base in 1 codon) translates to MDETSIISKLETSCSSGLHPLVSDYLQPFTQLQNPKKTKKSTKSQDQQTLLRSLAKKFLPFINRTLSLLPKRLAGFSKLDDEFTLELFDIYRLCLDCLDSLSSVLSGTPYSFNLQRVRMVTCLEACGRYKDAESEGFRVLESLKAIEFGSNTRVKSDRRFVPDVEKGSGDKDLGSLVGGIVVTLVRCAGMNQSKDSEVYRRVLCLVEEVMPWFRVLDANTYEKLHRMLVSSLSKCTQFLVGELSSFEGDLVKMFCLVTMTEYAKSSMKDQIFKFAHRICSSLFLFQKDRCLLIDILFCLLDSLVLECKVEVENTGKEFVELIAYCAKKCRTTNTNLCSIIGSHLNELAGDFHQVRTPFHLILRLYASGLHFFDRSMKSKAGDLRSSGGAIRILHDDGDAMNRLSDLLSLLRSYFQIGHNEDTVLSNLQLISKSAASMSQLQRDRKDYILSYFNALKFLCQPLTELVNSGKKEILTDNEAASVSTELCDIQSAFHQFYDVFVFFQTCRCTYEVDRDVFDDRDIFDDNSIIGVALASFTLSIRTKLNIQKSVQILENVITSDWIQPNGLKHLYVSLYNTGVLFYRNKELKEASEALKFCCKASWTCVIRVCDMFVHKLKVPQVDLSEDAIVDFFDECCKRSAFLLDVLNQLQSHDVKRTILEGFENWSIAANLFQRLPGPLSLVKQWVKMECKRYKNVDVEDDAPTLYSLLSSSKKVTKKTIEIVLEQELLAYEEMNDVNPEFCQKMQMKIIDILXXVHVTPDSCLQKSRILLRKGRALRLSGISGLKGCIQCLSDAISSLNEMYDETYIHEISPCHQLAVAYCLRALCTQEAEPNSKQVLEDISSAINLWLGISTRNNCSPDDKCSMVSENIMLLLYNAIDLLSIKGCMDFHNDIHRLMIRLFKWRDVPLEKCVARLWECRRISHGLCASPVNEAFIMNLSDHCGENSKSIEFWVDCLKGSKPLLLAFQYNLSSVSPNFPRGSCNYESSFRSDITIDEVKEAAFELISSVPVSSSSAYIAGYLYYDLCERLVSNGRLIEALSYAKEAYQLRAKLFREKFMYSSEQSKTCNEAGGSGEKLTYHIQDMHMHISVASEFWSFDASLCDLERCYLSPWNVLQCYLESTLQVGVIHEIIGNRAGAEGFLQLGKAISCSQSLPLFIIVFSTVLGKLYHKQQLWDFAEKELQSTKQYLGASSTDISCLKCRLMLEATVNQNLGDLFQSMFYNTRNTSLDKLSLAENLYKSAIAKLNLSEWKNLVSCPEEGCVESTRLRKTILKDVGSCASSTFTHSEENQVDIGKPTREGLKGKKEVKKCKKTNNAPKPVVKDQDAIPEYNLRSTRSRYQSSQNQSISGNGVVQVGHSKQLKSNSKSDCPDTFRKREFLLDLKSCEVAFGCDVTCICNKMSCWQCLPVEVLDSGLVKNLVDLKWEFVRRRLSLRLLTGLGKCLESRGQIHETHEITLQTVSILVSRNAFCLIISSVSLTSFLNLMGKEIPGDVFSVERAEVLLNISWLSLKSYCSKETRIICSDLPRIELPKLVSWLMLAFVLCRDVPVLFQKVSRLLAAIFLLSASSERFSLSSSSKTLCENHWASYFHQASLGTHLSYQFFTNGSDICNVQHLVNAEVTGSTCMGSGKKKLLRLAPESIQELEEFVTIFFAGLPCTTIICISLLAGPYVSLLEELFPVPSCVHAWILVSRLNSESQPIVMLLPVDSVLEGSAEDSDDVANSGSGSFSERKDTGKRWHCPWGFTVVDKVAPEFRLILEESFSSASLIFEEDTKNAWTFWWMWRQKLDLRLGKLLKNLEDSWFGPWRCVLLGEWSNCKQLDLVHKKLVRDLKSKCKVDIDESLLKVILGGSKDAFEGGAYVSQLCFKKGCYIGKAGCSEEEKCLISPDESNGIGKQSELAFRLIHEAVNELEGLCSVNREPIILVLDFEVQMLPWENLPILRNKEVYRMPSVGSISSTLEKNYHHQDQVANNITAFPLIDPLDSFYLLNPSGDLGTTQIEFEKWFRDQNLEGKAGCAPPAEELAVALKSHDLFIYFGHGSGVQYIPMHQIQRLENCAATLLMGCSSGSLKLNGCYIPHGPPLSYLLAGSPVIVANLWEVTDKDINRFAKAMLDGWLKERWSPSEGCVQCKVAEEFEAMSIRGRKGNAKKKVSKKKLPEACESSDPPIKISCDHKPKIGSFMSQAREACSLPFLTGASPVCYGVPTGIRKKDL